The genome window GCGAACGCTTTCGCCAGCGCCGGACCCTGGTAGGCGCTGTCGACTCACACCAGTTGCAGCAGCCGTCCCGGCTGGTCCATGAACGTCTCCAGCAGTGCGGGGGCGGCCTTGGAGTCGTGTACATCGGCCGTGGTCACGGTGACCTCGAGGAGCAGGCCCTCGGTGTCGGTCAGGATGTGACGCTTGCGCCCGTCACGTGACTTCCCGCCGTCGTATCCGCGACTGTCCTCGCCGACGGTCTCGGAGGCGTCCACCGACTGACTGTCGATGACTCCGGCACTGGGCTCGGCGTTGCGCCCTGAGCGTTCCCTCGCCGAACGTCGCAGGCGTTCGTACAGCTCACGCACGTAGTCGTAGGTCCGCCAGCGGCGGAAGAAGTCGTAGACCGCCCGCCAGTACGGGAAGTCGACCGGCATGGCCATCCACTTCATACCGTTGTCGACCAGATAGCGCACCGCGTCGAGCATTGTCCGGTGGCAGTACGCCTCCGGACGCCCGCCCTGCTTGAGCAGCCAGGCCGGCACTGGCACCGCGGAGCGGACCTCGGCCCACTCCGCATCCGTCATGTCACTCGGACAGCAGCCTGCCCGCCGTCCCGGAGCGAGCGAACCGAACCGGTGCACGTAGCAGTCACACCCAAGAGTGACCGCGGTGGACGCATGCACAGAGATACTGCTGAACTGATCAGGCAACGGGCTTCCTCGGTCGTGCTGGTGTCGTAACCGCGTCACTACCAAGGGGCCCGTTCTCTCATGCCCGCGACCGCACCCGAACCTCCGTCCAGACGATCACCCACTGCCGCCCGAACAAGATCCGGTTTGCCACAACGCACTGAACACCGCGCTAACGGCAGCGAGGCCCATAACGCCGCCACGTCAAGCAGTTCGCGATGAGTCGTGAAGGGGGTGAAGGCTGACACGAGGGATTACCCTTTTTACCTGATTTAGGGATATTTTAGGGTCATGCCCCAAAATTTGGGTGAGCAGGAGGTGTCGTGGCTGCCAGAGATGCCGCACCTGGGGGTCGCGTCGAGTGGCCGAAGTCGGCGGAGCTGAGCTTCATGGCAGCTTCGCCGGAATTGCGCTCTGACGCGGAGACGCTGGCGCTGGCTCTTCGGCAGGCGACGACGTGTCTGGCCGGCCTGGGCGCCTTGGTGCATCGGCGCGGTTCCGCCGGCGGCCCGCTGCGCCTTGCTGCGGCCTCGGGCCTTGACCAGCAAAGCATCGAGGCGTGGAGAGATCTACGCAGTGATCAGGACGTGGCTCCCGCAAGCGCCGTGCGGCATGGCGCCTTCGTCTGGATGGCGAGCGACAGCTTGGGGGTAGGGGCGACCGGCACGGCATCGGTGCCCCTGGAGGGCGCGGACGCGCCGGTCGGTGCGTTGTCGGTGCTCACCACACGGGCCACCGAGCCGGAGGAGGTACAGCGGTCCTTTCTGCTTTCGCTTGCCAAATGGGCCGCTGCGCGCCTGGAGGGCACGCCGGTGGCACCCCCGGGCGATGGTCCGGCGACCGGGGCCGAGCGGAGTGTCCTGATGAGCGAACTGACCGCAGCGCTCGCCGATGCCCTCACGTCCAAGGACGTCGTGGAAGCTGTCGCCAGGCACATCCTGCCTCCCCTCCACGCCGACGGGCTGGGGATCGATGTCGTCGAAGGCAACCGTCTGCGCCTCGTCGGCATGGTCGGAGTTCCACCGGAATTCACACGCCGGCTGGACGGCCGCCCGCTGTCATCCCATTCCGTGGACGCCGAAGTGCTCCGCACACGTACACCCGCCTTCATCGGATCGATCGACGAGTTCAGGCGGCGTTATCCGGGCATGGCGGACGTGGCGGTCGCGTCCTCGAAGAAGGCGTGGGCGTTCCTGCCTCTGATCGGCTCCGGGCGCGCCATGGGCTGCTGTGTCGTCTCCTTCGACCGGCCTCGTTCCTTCAGCGGTGAGGAGCGCACATTGTTGATGGCCCTCAGCGGTCTGGTGGGCCAGGCGCTGGAGCGGGCCCGCTTGTACGACGGTGAACACTCCCGCGCGCAGGAGCTGCAACGTGATCTGCTGCCCCGGGAGCTGCCGCACCTGCCTGCCGTCCACGCGGCAGCGCGCTACCTGCCCGCAGGCCGTGGCGACCAGGTGGGCGGTGACTGGTACGACGTGATCCCGCTGTCCGCCGACCGGGTCGCCATGGTGATCGGTGACGTGATGGGGCACGGAATCACCGAAGCGGCCACCATGGGCCGACTGCGCACGGCCCTGCGGACCCTCGCCGACCTCGAACTGCCTCCCGACGAGCTGCTCAGCCGCCTCAACGACATCGTCCACGAGCTCGGTCAGGACTCCTACGCAACCTGCCTGTACTCCGTCTTCGACCCCGTCAGCCGTACCCTCTCACTGTCCCTCGCCGGTCACCCCCCACCGCTCGTCCTGCACCGTGATGGCACGGTCCACCGCCCGGTCCTGGCCCCCGACCCGCCTCTGGGCGCGGCCGAACCGCCCTTCACTCTGCACGAACTGCAACTGCCACAGGAAAGCCTCCTGGCCTTCTGCACCGACGGCCTTCTCGAAGCCTCCACCGGGGACCTCGAACAGGGACTGACCCAGCTCCAGCAGACTCTGGCCCGCGCCGCGGCCCTGACGCCCTGCTTCCCGAACGGAGACCCGGACACCACCTCCGGACACCTCGACGACCTGTGCGACCAGGTCCTCTCGGCGCTGCTCCCCGACCATGAACAAACCGACGACGACGCGGTACTCCTCATAGCCCGCACCATGCCCACGGCCACCGGCGACATCGCCACGTACAGCCTGCCCCGACATCCCCGGGCAGCCGCACAGGCCCGCCAACACGTCCGCGAGCAACTGGCCGGCTGGGGACTGAACGACCTCGTCATGACCACCGAACTCCTGGCCAGCGAGCTCGTCGGCAATGTCGTCCGGCATGCCAAGGGCCCCATACGCCTGCGCCTGCTGCGCAGCCGGACACTGATCTGCGAGGTCTACGACGGCAGCCTCACCACCCCCCGCATCCGCCGTGCCACATACACCGACGAGGGAGGCCGAGGACTGCAGCTGGTAGCAGCCCTCTCCGACCGCTGGGGCGCTCGCTACCTCAGCGACGGCAAGTGCATCTGGGCAGAACAGAGCCTCCCGCATCCGGCCGGCACAGCGGTCCCTGGCCGTCCACATAGCACTGCCCAGACAAGGCGCGCCGCGACAGACACATGACCGGAGAGCAACAAATGCCCAGGGGCTCCCTGGACGTCGACCAACCACGTCGGTCGCCGGTGGTCGTCACTGCTCGCGCATTCATCACCACGAGGCCATCAGAACCGGCGGCTCGCCGCCACCTACTCATCCGACCCAGCGGCTACCGACGGCGGTCCTCCAACGAAGTCGGCAAGTGGACCACCCACCGCATTGGGGTCTAGTTCTTGCCGTCCGGGACGCCGGGAGTGACCAGCAGTTGGTGATGGAGCAGCTCGGTGAGCCATTGCTGGTATGCCTCATCGGACCATCCGCGTCCGTTGGTGGCGCGGAAGTAGAGCTCCAGGCTGCTCAGCATCAACCCGCGGTCGACGGCCTGCTGTTGGGTCAGGCCCGGCGCGAGCATGTCGGCGGCGGCCAGCGCGTCGATGATGGGTTCCAGCCAGGCCTGCGCGTTGCGGTCGCCCTGTTCTCGTAGGTCCAGGACAGCAGGGTCGCCACCGGCGTTGAGTGCTGCGGCCAGCACGTCCCGGCCGGTGGCGAACAGGGTGCGGTGCCATGCCGCGTACCACTCCAGCTTGCGTCGGGGGTCAGGCTCGGCCTCGATACGTGCGCGCCAGTCTTCACCGTCGGCCTCGGTTTCGAGGCGGCTCACCAGCTCGCGCATGATTTCGCCTTTGCTGCTGAACACGGCGTACACGGTTGGTGTGGCCACCCCGGCATGCTCGGCGATGAGCGCCACAGTCGTACCGGCGAACCCTCGTGTGGCGAACAGCTCACGGGCCGCGGCGGCAATGCGCCCACGCGTGTCGGCCGCACGCTCGTCGCGCAGTGCAGATCTGTACCGGCGCCGTCGCGCCGAGCCCGAAGAACCTGCCTGCCCGTCTCGTCGACCTTGCACATCACTCACGGTTGACACACTAGCAGATATAGCACACTATATTGAAAGTAGCTCGATAAGATGGAGTAGGCGGTGATCGTGATGCGCTTCGTCGACGGCCTGTACGCCCGCCCGCACCATCCGCGGCTCCGCTGTCGGCCGGCAGCCACCCAGCGTGCGGACCTAGCCCACGCGCTGAAACGGCACCCGAAGTCACCGTCGCGGTTGTTGCGCGGACACAGTGGACGGTTACGGGTCGACCGCCGAACCTGACCCACGACCCCAGGACGTCAAACACGGCCGCCCAAGAGCGGCTCGGCACCATCACCGGCGGCAATCTCTACGCGCCACGCGACAGGCGCCAACTCGTCCGGCCAGCAAAACGGCAATTCCACCTCCCGAGGACCGGCCCGCTCGCCGCCTGTTGCACACAACCTGCATCGGCGATTCATACAGAATTAACAAAAAGGGGAATCCTAATGGCTTCCACATCCACCTTTCCCGCCAGTGAAAAAGGTAAAGCGAAGCACAGAAAAGCAAAGCCGGACTCCCCGAACCCTGTGGGAAAAACGGTCATCATCGCTGTCCTCGGCGTGTTCGTGACCTACCTGCCCATCAACGGCGTAAGCGGCGCTCTCACCACCATTGCCCAGGCCACCCACGCGAACACCACGGAATTGCAATGGGTGACCGATAGCTATGTGATTCCCATGGCGGCGGCAGTTCTGTCGGGCGGAGTTTTCGGCGACCTGTACGGGCGACGGCGCGTCTTCTCGATCGGATTGATACTCACGGCGATCGGTGCGGTCACCGCCGGGCTGGCGAGTCTGCTCGGCTCGGCCGCTGTTCCGACACTTTGGGCAGGTCAGGCAGTGTCGGGGCTGGGGGCAGGTTTGTTGCTGCCGACGACTCTCGCCTTGATTGCGCACGCAGTCCCCGATCCCCGTGCACGCGGGCGCTACATCAGTATTTGGGCGACCGGAATCGTGGGAGGTCTCGCTGCGGGGCCGTTGATTTGTGGCGCAATACTGGAATTCGCCGACTTGGGCTGGATATTTTTGCCCACTGGCCTTCTTGCGGTGACGGCAGGAGTATTCGCACATTTTACGCTGCCCGAGTCGAAGAATGCGGTGGGTCGGCAGCTGGACTGGCCCGGGCAGATCAGCGCGACGATCGGTATCGCGTCCATCATCTTTGGTGTCATTGAAGGCGGGGCGCAGGGGTGGGGGTCGCCTGTCGCCCAGGCAGGCTTTGCCGTGGGCGCCGTGTCCGTCGCAGCTTTCATCTTGTCCGAGTTGCGATCCCCAGCTCCGTTGATGGACCTGCGTCTCTTCCGCTCGACGGGTTTCAGCGTGGCAGCATTTTCGTCGCTCATCGCCCTGTTCGCCATCGTGGGAATCACGTTTCTGCTGAGCCTGTACCTGGGCAGTGGGCAGCCTCGCTCCGCACTGGAGATCGGACTGAGGCTGATCTTCGTTCCAGGAACAGCCGCGCTGGTCAGCCCCTTCGCGGGACGCCTCTTGGGCATGGTCGAGCCGGTCCACGTCCTGACTGCCGGTCTGGTGATCGGCGCGGTGGGAACACTGCTGCTCGCGAACATCGACACCTCAACGAGCTTCCCGGATCTTGCCTGGCGCCTGGCTGTGTTCGGCGTCTCCGTCGCACTGATGCTCACCTCGGGCACCGTGGTGTCGGTGAATTCGGCCCCCTGGCATCTGGCAGGTATGGCCTCCGCGGCCAGCACGGCGATGAGGCAGTTCGGTGGAGCGCTCGGTCCCGCCATCCTCGGTTCCATCTACGTGGGCCAACTGCACAACGGCGGTTCGGCAGCATCCGGGCTCAGGGCAGCGTTGCTGACGACCGGCGTGCTCTTGAGTACCGGCGTGGTGGGCTGCGTCGCTACGGTGCTCGTCTCTCGCCGCCGCTCGGCGGAGACCTAGTCGTGCAGGCCGACCATCACCGCAGGGTGTTGTCGTGCGGCCGCCACCGCCGCCCACAGCCTGGCGCCCTTCAGACCCACAC of Streptomyces phaeolivaceus contains these proteins:
- a CDS encoding ATP-binding SpoIIE family protein phosphatase; the protein is MSELTAALADALTSKDVVEAVARHILPPLHADGLGIDVVEGNRLRLVGMVGVPPEFTRRLDGRPLSSHSVDAEVLRTRTPAFIGSIDEFRRRYPGMADVAVASSKKAWAFLPLIGSGRAMGCCVVSFDRPRSFSGEERTLLMALSGLVGQALERARLYDGEHSRAQELQRDLLPRELPHLPAVHAAARYLPAGRGDQVGGDWYDVIPLSADRVAMVIGDVMGHGITEAATMGRLRTALRTLADLELPPDELLSRLNDIVHELGQDSYATCLYSVFDPVSRTLSLSLAGHPPPLVLHRDGTVHRPVLAPDPPLGAAEPPFTLHELQLPQESLLAFCTDGLLEASTGDLEQGLTQLQQTLARAAALTPCFPNGDPDTTSGHLDDLCDQVLSALLPDHEQTDDDAVLLIARTMPTATGDIATYSLPRHPRAAAQARQHVREQLAGWGLNDLVMTTELLASELVGNVVRHAKGPIRLRLLRSRTLICEVYDGSLTTPRIRRATYTDEGGRGLQLVAALSDRWGARYLSDGKCIWAEQSLPHPAGTAVPGRPHSTAQTRRAATDT
- a CDS encoding TetR/AcrR family transcriptional regulator — its product is MSDVQGRRDGQAGSSGSARRRRYRSALRDERAADTRGRIAAAARELFATRGFAGTTVALIAEHAGVATPTVYAVFSSKGEIMRELVSRLETEADGEDWRARIEAEPDPRRKLEWYAAWHRTLFATGRDVLAAALNAGGDPAVLDLREQGDRNAQAWLEPIIDALAAADMLAPGLTQQQAVDRGLMLSSLELYFRATNGRGWSDEAYQQWLTELLHHQLLVTPGVPDGKN
- a CDS encoding MFS transporter: MASTSTFPASEKGKAKHRKAKPDSPNPVGKTVIIAVLGVFVTYLPINGVSGALTTIAQATHANTTELQWVTDSYVIPMAAAVLSGGVFGDLYGRRRVFSIGLILTAIGAVTAGLASLLGSAAVPTLWAGQAVSGLGAGLLLPTTLALIAHAVPDPRARGRYISIWATGIVGGLAAGPLICGAILEFADLGWIFLPTGLLAVTAGVFAHFTLPESKNAVGRQLDWPGQISATIGIASIIFGVIEGGAQGWGSPVAQAGFAVGAVSVAAFILSELRSPAPLMDLRLFRSTGFSVAAFSSLIALFAIVGITFLLSLYLGSGQPRSALEIGLRLIFVPGTAALVSPFAGRLLGMVEPVHVLTAGLVIGAVGTLLLANIDTSTSFPDLAWRLAVFGVSVALMLTSGTVVSVNSAPWHLAGMASAASTAMRQFGGALGPAILGSIYVGQLHNGGSAASGLRAALLTTGVLLSTGVVGCVATVLVSRRRSAET